ATTCGTGATTTATTACGTCGGGGCGTTGCAACATACGCCCCGATTTTCTCGTTCGCGTATGAAGTCGCTTTGTTTACGCACACGAGAGGAGAGCAATGAAGTCCAGCCTTTTTATTATAATGGTCGTGTTGTTAATCAGCTCCGGCTGTGGATTGAAACAGATTCGCGAAAGCAGTGATGCTTCCCGGGCAAATACTCAATTGTTGCTTGAGAAGCAGGCGGAGCAAATCGCTGCCGATCAAGCCCGCGACTCGGTGATTGCCGAGTTACAACAACGGATTGCGGAACAAGACCTTGAACTCCGCGGGTTTCGTGCTTCGGCAACCAATCGGTTTGATAGTATGGAGCAACTTCTATCGAAACTGGCTTCCCGGGTACAAGAAACTACCGGCAAGTTTGGTGATGTTGCGATGGGGATCAGCGAAGTCCGGCGCAAGTTGACAAGCGATTCGGTCAATACCGATACGGTGTCAGCCCGCGCTGCGATTGATGCTGCCGAGAGCGATCTTGCTCGCGGAAACTATGAGTTAGCGGTTGCTGGTTTCGGTACTTTTTTAGAGCGATGGGCAAATTCACCGTTGGCTGTGAATGCTTACTTTGGTCGTGGTCAAGCGAAACTGGCGCTGAAGGATACATCGGGGGCAATTGCGGATTATCGGGCGGCTGGTTCGTCCAATCCTCCGGGCGAACGTACCCCCTCTGCCTTATGGCAAATGGGACGGATTTTCCATAAGCAAGCGAATTATGGCGGAGCAAAAACAGTATTAGGGGAGTTAATGAAATCATTCCCGGAAACACCAGAAGCAAATCGGGCGAAGGAGCTTCTCGATAAAATCAAAGTTGAAGAGCGTAAGTCTCGTCGACGATAGTTCGGTTGTGCAGTTGAATATTGAAACGGGTCGATTCAAATCGGCCCGTTT
The bacterium genome window above contains:
- a CDS encoding tetratricopeptide repeat protein, with protein sequence MKSSLFIIMVVLLISSGCGLKQIRESSDASRANTQLLLEKQAEQIAADQARDSVIAELQQRIAEQDLELRGFRASATNRFDSMEQLLSKLASRVQETTGKFGDVAMGISEVRRKLTSDSVNTDTVSARAAIDAAESDLARGNYELAVAGFGTFLERWANSPLAVNAYFGRGQAKLALKDTSGAIADYRAAGSSNPPGERTPSALWQMGRIFHKQANYGGAKTVLGELMKSFPETPEANRAKELLDKIKVEERKSRRR